Proteins encoded by one window of Cucurbita pepo subsp. pepo cultivar mu-cu-16 chromosome LG14, ASM280686v2, whole genome shotgun sequence:
- the LOC111810633 gene encoding 21 kDa protein-like yields the protein MKSLLILFFFILTATFTTSAVASSSSAVASSSSAIQPVKPHIRKACRPTPYPRLCETALSLYSSQTKRTQQELCRAAVVSSLKAAQNATSIISKLSRRKVSPYEAEVIGDCIDNLKDSVYELRRATTAIKSLNRANDVEFQLSSIKTWLSAGETDIMTCTDGLSGGAGWKVRSTVKKEVKKCSVNVIRQTSNALSLISNLKYK from the exons ATGAAATCCTTGCtaatccttttcttcttcattttaacTGCCACATTCACCACCTCCGCCgtggcttcttcttcctccgcCGTGGCTTCCTCATCCTCCGCCATTCAGCCGGTGAAACCACACATCAGAAAGGCCTGCAGGCCGACCCCATATCCACGCCTTTGCGAGACCGCACTCTCCTTATATTCTTCACAAACCAAAAGAACCCAACAAGAGCTTTGTAGGGCTGCTGTGGTTTCTTCCCTCAAAGCTGCACAAAACGCCACCTCCATAATCTCCAAATTATCTCGCCGGAAGGTGTCGCCCTATGAAGCCGAGGTCATCGGAGATTGCATCGATAATCTCAAAGACTCCGTCTACGAGCTTCGTAGAGCTACCACTGCTATCAAAAGCTTGAATCGTGCTAACGACGTGGAGTTTCAG TTGAGTAGTATCAAGACGTGGTTGAGCGCGGGAGAGACCGACATTATGACGTGCACCGATGGGTTGAGCGGGGGCGCGGGGTGGAAGGTGAGATCGACCGTGAAGAAAGAGGTGAAGAAATGTAGTGTGAATGTAATAAGGCAGACTAGTAATGCCTTGTCTCTCATTAGCAACTTGAAGTACAAATGA
- the LOC111810414 gene encoding 21 kDa protein-like, whose protein sequence is MGVSICKKSLIFVQIILQLTFIHSAITPQSSTQFIRTSCTSTKYPRLCFSSLSIHANSIQTSPRLLATTALSVTLSSVKSAATQILKLSHAHGLPPRDVSALNDCLEELSDSVDSLASSISEMPKLRGHDIDLVMSDVQTWVSAALTDETTCSEGFQGKAVEGGVKAAVRRRIVNIAQLTSNALSLINRIAELH, encoded by the coding sequence atggGTGTTTCAATTTGCaagaaaagtttgatttttgtgCAAATAATTCTCCAATTAACATTCATTCATTCAGCCATCACTCCACAAAGCAGCACACAGTTCATAAGAACTTCTTGCACTTCCACTAAATACCCTCGACTCTGTTTCTCATCTCTTTCAATCCACGCCAATTCCATCCAAACAAGCCCTCGCCTTTTGGCCACCACCGCCCTCTCCGTCACCCTCTCTTCCGTCAAGTCCGCCGCCACCCAAATCCTCAAGCTCTCCCACGCCCACGGCCTCCCTCCAAGAGACGTCTCTGCTCTTAACGACTGTTTGGAAGAGCTCAGTGACTCTGTTGACTCCCTTGCCAGCTCCATTTCCGAGATGCCCAAGCTACGTGGCCATGACATTGATCTCGTTATGAGCGATGTTCAGACATGGGTCAGCGCCGCCCTCACTGATGAGACCACTTGTAGTGAGGGGTTTCAAGGGAAGGCTGTCGAGGGCGGCGTTAAGGCGGCGGTTAGGAGGAGGATTGTGAACATTGCGCAGTTGACCAGTAATGCTCTGTCTTTGATCAACCGGATTGCAGAGCTGCATTAG
- the LOC111809893 gene encoding pentatricopeptide repeat-containing protein At5g62370: protein MIRGRPCKYYLSVNFRNLVTTCTVPLDPPVTSSSSSASEHKTLCYSLVERLIRRGLFLPAQQVIQRIVTQSSSISEAISIVDFAAERGLEIDLDTHGVFCRQLVYSRPQLAELLYDKKFTFGGAEPDASVLDSMVICFCRLGKFEKALAYFNQLLSLNYVPSKTSFNAIFRELCAQERVLEAFDYFVRVNGGGVHLGYWCFNVLIDGLCNKGHMEEALELFDIMQNTNGYPPSLHLFKSLFYGLCKSKWLVEAELLIREMEFRSLYPDKTMYTSLVHEYCKDKKMKMAMQAFFRMIKIGCEPDNYTLNTLIHGFVKLGLVDKGWLVYNLMAEWGIQPDVVTFHIMISQYCQEGKVDFALTILNNMVSCNFSPSLHCYTVLINALHRDDRLEEVSELLRSILDNGIVPDHVLFFTLMKMYPKGHELQLALNFLEAILKNGCGCDPSVILASTKLQTSSNLEQKIETLLQEIFNSNLNLAGVAFSIVICALCETENLDCALDYFHKMASLGCKPLLFTYNSLIKCLCKEGLFEDALSLIDHMQECSLLPDTTTYLIIINEHCRKGNVNSAHYIHRKMRQRGLKPSVAIYDSIIGCLSRKKRIFEVKGVFKKMLKAGVDPDKHLYLTMINGYGKNGKLLEARKLFEQMVENSIPPSSHIYTALISGLVKKNMTDKGCLYLGKMLRDGFSPNAVLYTSLINHYLKIGEVEYAFRLVDLMERSHIEPDVIFYITLVSGICKNLIVDKKKWFLLEKENQKAKSTLFRMLHETTLVPRDNNMIVSANSTEEMKSFALKLIQKVKDVCIVPNLHLYNSIICGYCRTDRMLDANHQLELMQKEGLHPNQVTFTILMDGYILAGDVNSAIGLFNKMNVDGCIPDKVAYITLLKGLSQGGRLSDALALHVQCIKKGFPQVY from the coding sequence ATGATACGGGGACGGCCCTGTAAATATTACCTCTCTGTGAACTTCAGGAATCTGGTGACGACTTGTACAGTCCCACTTGATCCTCCAGTTACTTCGAGTTCCTCTTCTGCTAGCGAACACAAGACTTTGTGCTATTCCTTAGTGGAGCGACTAATTCGTCGTGGCTTGTTTTTGCCGGCGCAACAAGTGATACAACGAATTGTAACGCaatcttcttcaatttctgaAGCTATTTCTATTGTTGACTTCGCTGCTGAACGGGGTTTGGAGATTGATTTGGATACCCATGGTGTGTTTTGCCGGCAGCTTGTCTATTCTAGGCCCCAGTTGGCTGAACTGCTGTACGACAAAAAATTTACATTCGGAGGTGCTGAGCCAGATGCGTCAGTTTTGGACTCTATGGTAATCTGTTTCTGTAGGCTAGGAAAATTTGAGAAGGCACTGGCCTATTTTAATCAACTTCTGTCGTTAAATTACGTCCCAAGTAAAACTTCATTTAATGCTATCTTTCGAGAGCTTTGTGCGCAAGAAAGGGTTTTAGAGGCATTCGACTATTTTGTGAGAGTCAATGGAGGTGGTGTTCACTTGGGGTATTGGTGTTTTAATGTCTTGATAGATGGGCTATGCAATAAGGGGCATATGGAGGAAGCTCTTGAATTATTTGATATAATGCAAAACACTAATGGTTATCCTCCGTCGCTGCATTTGTTTAAGTCATTATTTTATGGCCTTTGTAAGAGCAAGTGGTTAGTGGAGGCAGAGTTGTTGATCAGAGAAATGGAGTTTCGGAGCCTATATCCTGACAAGACTATGTATACTTCTTTAGTTCATGAATATTgcaaagataagaaaatgaaaatggcaaTGCAAGCCTTTTTTAGAATGATAAAAATAGGCTGTGAACCAGATAATTATACATTAAATACACTGATCCATGGGTTTGTGAAATTGGGTTTAGTCGATAAGGGTTGGTTGGTATATAACCTTATGGCAGAGTGGGGAATCCAACCTGATGTGGTAACTTTTCACATCATGATTAGTCAGTATTGTCAAGAAGGGAAGGTTGACTTTGCATTAACGATTTTGAATAATATGGTCAGCTGCAACTTTTCTCCTAGCTTGCATTGTTATACAGTTTTGATTAATGCTCTGCATAGGGATGATAGGTTAGAAGAAGTCAGTGAATTGCTTAGGAGTATCTTGGACAATGGAATTGTACCTGATCACGTGCTTTTCTTTACCCTTATGAAGATGTATCCAAAGGGACATGAACTTCAGCttgctttaaattttttggaagCCATTTTAAAGAATGGGTGTGGGTGTGATCCTTCTGTAATCTTAGCCAGTACAAAGTTACAAACATCAAGCAATCTGGAGCAAAAAATTGAAACGCTGCTGCAAGAAATTTTCAATAGCAACTTGAATCTAGCAGGTGTGGCATTTAGTATTGTCATTTGTGCCTTATGTGAGACCGAAAATTTGGATTGTGCTTTGGATTACTTCCATAAAATGGCAAGTCTTGGATGCAAGCCTTTGCTCTTTACTTATAATTCCTTGATTAAATGTCTTTGCAAGGAGGGGCTTTTTGAGGATGCCTTGTCTCTAATTGATCATATGCAGGAATGTAGTTTGCTTCCTGATACCACAacatatttgattattattaacGAGCATTGTAGGAAGGGTAATGTTAACTCAGCACATTATATTCATAGAAAAATGAGGCAGAGGGGATTGAAACCGAGTGTTGCTATTTATGATTCAATAATTGGTTGTTTAAGTAGGAAAAAGAGAATTTTTGAAGTAAAAGGAGTTTTTAAGAAGATGCTTAAAGCGGGTGTGGATCCGGATAAGCATTTGTATTTGACAATGATTAATGGCTATGGTAAAAATGGAAAGCTTCTTGAAGCTCGTAAATTGTTTGAGCAAATGGTTGAGAACTCTATTCCACCAAGCTCTCATATTTATACGGCACTGATTAGTggtttggttaaaaaaaatatgactGATAAAGGATGTTTATATCTGGGCAAGATGTTAAGAGATGGGTTTTCACCTAATGCTGTATTGTATACCTCTCTTATCAATCATTACCTAAAGATCGGGGAGGTTGAATATGCCTTTCGATTAGTTGATTTGATGGAAAGGAGCCACATTGAACCCGATGTTATCTTCTATATCACATTAGTCAGTGGTATTtgcaaaaatttaattgtcGACAAGAAAAAATGGTTCCTGCTAGAGAAAGAGAATCAAAAGGCAAAAAGTACGTTGTTTCGTATGCTCCATGAAACAACTCTTGTTCCAAGGGATAATAATATGATAGTTTCTGCTAATTCTACTGAAGAAATGAAATCCTTTGCATTGAAGCTTATCCAGAAGGTTAAAGATGTATGCATTGTACCTAACTTGCATCTGTACAATAGCATAATATGTGGATATTGTCGGACAGATAGGATGCTGGATGCCAATCATCAGTTGGAATTGATGCAAAAAGAAGGGTTGCATCCAAACCAGGTTACTTTCACGATTCTTATGGATGGTTATATTCTTGCAGGTGATGTTAACTCTGCCATTGGGTTGTTTAATAAGATGAATGTAGATGGGTGTATTCCAGATAAAGTTGCATACATCACTTTACTGAAAGGCCTTTCCCAAGGAGGGAGACTTTCTGATGCATTGGCACTCCACGTACAATGCATAAAAAAGGGTTTTCCCCAAGTATACTAG
- the LOC111810593 gene encoding NAC domain-containing protein 7 yields MNTFLHVPPGFRFHPTDEELVDYYLRKKICSRRIDLDVIKDVDLYKIEPWDLKEICSLGTEDQNEWYFFSHKDKKYPTGTRTNRATAAGFWKATGRDKAIYSKHDLVGMRKTLVFYKGRAPNGQKSDWIMHEYRLETDENGTPQEEGWVVCRVFKKRIATVRRMNEHESPCWYDEPVSFMPDLDSPNQSSHTHFPHHLSNFPCKKEEDFPYQLGQPQTHFLHLPTLETQKLANTFALDINLQASNFQPTAAKQQNIQHQQQQQLSDQNLLFLFEDDSSNNNNNNEQTMNELTDWRVFDKYVASQLSQENASKQQPMVPENAPPTSSSSCQIELWK; encoded by the exons ATGAACACGTTCTTGCATGTTCCTCCTGGTTTTCGATTCCACCCGACCGACGAAGAACTTGTGGATTACTACCTTAGGAAGAAGATTTGTTCAAGACGGATCGACTTGGATGTCATTAAGGACGTAGACCTTTACAAAATTGAACCATGGGATCTCAAAG AGATATGTAGTTTGGGGACAGAGGATCAAAATGAATGGTACTTTTTCAGCCACAAGGACAAGAAATATCCGACAGGAACTCGAACAAATAGAGCAACTGCAGCTGGATTTTGGAAAGCAACCGGCAGAGACAAGGCTATCTACTCTAAACATGACTTGGTTGGTATGAGAAAGACCTTGGTCTTTTACAAAGGTCGAGCTCCTAATGGCCAAAAGTCCGATTGGATCATGCATGAGTACCGGCTCGAGACAGATGAAAATGGCACTCCACAA GAAGAAGGATGGGTGGTATGTAGGGTGTTTAAGAAGAGAATAGCGACAGTAAGGAGAATGAACGAGCACGAATCACCATGTTGGTACGACGAACCGGTGTCGTTCATGCCCGACCTAGACTCTCCAAATCAAAGCTCACACACCCATTTCCCACACCATCTTTCCAACTTCCCATGCAAGAAGGAGGAGGATTTCCCTTACCAATTAGGTCAACCCCAAACCCATTTCCTTCACTTACCCACTTTGGAGACACAAAAGTTGGCCAACACCTTTGCCCTAGACATCAACTTACAAGCCTCCAACTTCCAACCAACGGCTGCAAAACAGCAAAACATCCAACACCAACAACAACAGCAGCTTTCCGACCAAAacttgttgtttttgtttgaggatgacagcagcaacaacaacaacaacaatgaaCAGACAATGAATGAGCTCACAGATTGGCGTGTGTTTGATAAATATGTTGCTTCTCAGCTCAGCCAAGAGAATGCTTCAAAGCAACAACCTATGGTTCCAGAAAATGCTCCTCCGACATCCTCTTCGAGTTGTCAGATTGAGCTGTGGAAGTGA
- the LOC111810707 gene encoding monocopper oxidase-like protein SKS1 encodes MPLFRPVLSLFYLLPIIFLPSFCSAADPYASYEFRVSYITASPLGVPQKVIAVNGNFPGPPINVTTNYNVAVNVWNDLDENLLMTWSGIQMRRNSWQDGVLGTNCPIPPKWNWTYQFQVKDQIGSFFYFPSINFQKASGGFGPFVINNRDIIPIPFAQPEGDIFIMVGDWFTRDHTALRADLSSGKELGIPDGVLINGKGPYQYNATLVPAGIQYETIRVDPGKTYRLRVHNVGISTSLNFRIQSHNMLLAETEGHYTVMQNYTDFDIHVGQSYSFLVTMDQNASTDYYIVASARFVNESLWQKVTGVAILQYSNSKGPATGPLPDPPNDFYDKERSMNQARSVRQNVSASGARPNPQGSFHYGQINVTQTYLLKSEPLVTINKTARATFNGISFIPPKTPIRLADQHKVKGAYKLDFPDMPLNRTPRADISIIDAAYKGFIEVIFQNNDSIIHSVHLDGYSFFVVGMGYGDWSEDKRGSYNKWDAITRSTSQVYPGAWTAVLISLDNVGVWNLRAENLDRWYLGQETYLRIVNPEENGKTEMAAPSNVLYCGALQSLQKEQHHGNANSIFTGHSKLFVTLLMALLNVAFLLS; translated from the exons ATGCCTCTGTTTCGCCCTGTTCTTTCACTGTTTTATCTCCTTCCGATCATCTTCCTTCCCTCTTTCTGCTCCGCCGCCGATCCCTACGCCTCTTATGAATTTCGCGTCTCTTACATCACGGCCTCTCCCTTGGGCGTTCCTCAGAag GTTATAGCTGTGAATGGAAACTTTCCTGGTCCTCCAATCAATGTCACCACTAATTACAATGTTGCTGTAAATGTATGGAATGATCTGGACGAAAATCTTCTAATGACTTG GTCTGGGATTCAAATGCGGCGGAATTCGTGGCAAGATGGTGTTCTTGGCACCAACTGTCCAATTCCTCCAAAGTGGAATTGGACCTACCAGTTTCAAGTGAAGGATCAGATTGGGAGTTTCTTTTACTTCCCATCAATCAATTTTCAGAAAGCTTCTGGTGGGTTTGGTCcatttgttattaataatcGGGACATTATCCCAATTCCTTTTGCACAACCTGAAGGAGATATTTTCATTATGGTTGGTGATTGGTTTACACGAGATCACACG GCACTCAGAGCAGATCTTAGTTCTGGAAAGGAACTTGGTATTCCGGATGGAGTTCTCATCAATGGCAAGGGGCCTTACCAGTACAATGCAACTCTTGTACCGGCCGGTATCCAATACGAAACCATTCGGGTTGATCCTG GCAAAACATATCGACTTCGTGTGCACAATGTTGGGATTTCTACCAGTTTGAATTTTAGAATCCAGAGTCATAATATGCTTCTAGCAGAAACAGAGGGACATTATACGGTGATGCAAAATTACACGGACTTTGATATTCATGTTGGGCAGTCCTACTCTTTTTTGGTTACCATGGACCAGAATGCCAGTACAGATTACTACATTGTCGCAAGTGCTAGGTTCGTAAACGAATCACTTTGGCAAAAAGTAACAGGTGTTGCCATCTTACAGTACTCCAATTCCAAAGGACCAGCAACTGGTCCACTCCCAGATCCTCCCAACGATTTTTACGACAAGGAGAGGTCAATGAACCAGGCAAGGAGTGTGAG GCAAAATGTATCTGCTAGTGGCGCCCGTCCTAATCCACAGGGATCTTTTCACTACGGTCAGATAAATGTGACTCAAACATATTTGTTGAAGAGTGAACCATTGGTGACCATCAACAAAACAGCTCGGGCAACCTTCAATGGCATCTCCTTTATTCCTCCTAAAACTCCAATCAGGCTTGCTGACCAACATAAAGTTAAGGGAGCATACAAGCTTGATTTTCCTGATATGCCATTGAACAGAACACCTCGGGCAGATATATCTATTATAGATGCAGCATATAAAGGATTTATTGAAGTGATATTTCAGAATAACGATTCTATCATCCACAGTGTTCATTTGGATGGCTATTCGTTCTTTGTGGTTGG TATGGGTTATGGTGATTGGTCAGAAGACAAAAGAGGTAGCTACAATAAATGGGATGCCATTACCCGATCCACTTCTcag GTTTATCCTGGGGCTTGGACTGCGGTTCTTATTTCTCTAGACAACGTTGGAGTATGGAATCTTAGAGCAGAAAATTTGGATCGATGGTACTTAGGTCAAGAAACATACTTGAGAATTGTCAATCCGGAGGAGAATGGGAAGACCGAGATGGCAGCTCCTTCGAACGTTCTATACTGCGGTGCATTGCAGAGTTTGCAGAA AGAACAGCACCACGGCAATGCCAATTCAATCTTCACCGGACACTCAAAACTCTTCGTCACTCTTCTTATGGCACTCCTAAATGTGGCTTTCCTTCTCAGTTAA